Proteins encoded together in one Myxococcales bacterium window:
- a CDS encoding EAL domain-containing protein, with protein sequence MAVSDDPRPTLEGASDPASTAPARPVILCVDDEPHNLDLIDRALRRRFDVITEAMPAAALVALEHRAEIAVIVVDFRMPGMNGVELLARAAQLRPDVRRVLVTGYADADTVMAAVNNGGVHYVVRKPWRPPELVTLIAELVHARDLAVENARLVEELRDANDRLLLRERQLVRSLESQGAEFGQTAAQLERVSEQLATVSFRDALTGLYNHGIFQERLREEVARAQRGGSTLALLLIDVDGFAQVNHALGYQAGDGILRRVAELLTVGDSPGRVRGSDIAARFGGEEFALILPEASKAGAIAKANRIRETVASADLVRAWARETGVVDAGADRGLTVTVGVAAMPDDATAPDALLSAAEAALRAAKSSARADGGRGRVHFLAADGSSQAATLVAAPEAPTDAFRAYHDRMNEVIAILQRDRAMSCLYVDLAQLERVRVELGVASHAELYERAGHVLDRLRGPLLRPGDLICRSSDDDAYVCLLSPRDANQVDLERLATAVAEAVAAALAPSVRELLRDEPRVHVGSARVLSNPMLRHERLVARLVSEAASAARLARERGALRDKAVLQDIILGDALVAVYQPIVSIETGEIFGHEALTRGPRGTRMESPATLFAVADEVDLTFELDRACFRGALRRAVGLEPIHRLFVNLLPLSFYDASFIELEVSHLLAAATLTPAHIVFEISERLAIENFAAFRRALAIYTSMGFGVAIDDVGTRHSNLETVMALRPHFIKISDVLTRGVARSTVKREMLRSLAHIADAIDAVIVAEGIETIDDLVALRELGIRYGQGFYMARPGPPFPRIKASVRRAIQAIGERPAPPLPAPPASFDPDDGEDGEDDDSGDLDGDLESAVARGSGEVRLPSAGDGAAHTQPLVEALRPLVAPNDAAAVEPIDDADREPGEDTQPHRTPGWRERRAAASAPPSQRPLIESLRQRDDEVPPVVENPPQGWAKLATRPAAAGESWTRRPSTSSLRSASSAASRTSTSRSATRPTIACTASCSARSRSRR encoded by the coding sequence TTGGCAGTATCTGACGATCCTCGCCCGACGCTTGAGGGAGCGTCCGACCCGGCTTCGACCGCGCCCGCGCGCCCGGTCATCCTGTGCGTCGACGACGAGCCCCACAACCTCGATCTGATCGATCGCGCCCTGCGGCGGCGGTTCGACGTGATCACCGAGGCCATGCCGGCGGCGGCGCTGGTCGCGCTCGAGCACCGGGCCGAGATCGCGGTGATCGTCGTCGACTTCCGGATGCCGGGCATGAACGGCGTCGAGCTCCTGGCCCGCGCCGCGCAGCTCCGCCCCGACGTCCGGCGCGTGCTGGTCACCGGCTACGCCGACGCCGACACCGTCATGGCCGCGGTCAACAACGGCGGCGTCCACTACGTCGTCCGCAAGCCGTGGCGGCCGCCCGAGCTGGTGACGCTGATCGCCGAGCTGGTCCACGCGCGCGACCTGGCGGTCGAGAACGCCCGCCTGGTCGAGGAGCTGCGCGACGCCAACGATCGCCTGCTCCTGCGCGAGCGCCAGCTGGTGCGCTCGCTCGAGAGCCAGGGCGCCGAGTTCGGCCAGACCGCGGCCCAGCTCGAGCGGGTGTCCGAGCAGCTCGCGACGGTGTCCTTCCGCGACGCCCTGACCGGGCTCTACAACCACGGCATCTTCCAGGAGCGGCTGCGCGAGGAGGTCGCGCGGGCCCAGCGCGGCGGCTCGACGCTCGCGCTCTTGCTGATCGACGTCGACGGCTTCGCCCAGGTGAACCACGCGCTCGGCTACCAGGCCGGCGACGGGATCCTGCGCCGGGTCGCCGAGCTGCTCACCGTCGGCGACTCGCCCGGACGGGTCCGGGGCAGCGACATCGCCGCGCGCTTCGGCGGCGAGGAGTTCGCGCTGATCCTGCCCGAGGCCAGCAAGGCCGGCGCGATCGCCAAGGCCAACCGCATCCGCGAGACCGTGGCGTCGGCGGATCTGGTCCGGGCCTGGGCCCGCGAGACCGGTGTGGTCGACGCCGGCGCCGACCGCGGGCTGACCGTGACCGTCGGCGTCGCCGCCATGCCCGACGACGCGACCGCGCCCGACGCGCTCCTGTCGGCGGCCGAGGCCGCGCTGCGGGCGGCCAAGTCGTCGGCCCGCGCCGACGGCGGCCGCGGCCGGGTCCACTTCCTCGCCGCCGACGGCAGCAGCCAGGCCGCGACGCTGGTGGCCGCGCCCGAGGCGCCGACCGACGCGTTCCGCGCCTACCACGACCGCATGAACGAGGTGATCGCGATCCTGCAGCGCGATCGGGCGATGAGCTGCCTGTACGTCGACCTGGCCCAGCTCGAGCGCGTCCGCGTCGAGCTCGGCGTCGCGTCCCACGCCGAGCTGTACGAGCGCGCCGGGCACGTCCTCGACCGGCTGCGCGGCCCGCTCCTGCGGCCCGGCGATCTGATCTGCCGCTCGAGCGACGACGACGCCTACGTGTGCCTGCTGTCGCCGCGCGACGCCAACCAGGTCGATCTCGAGCGCCTGGCCACCGCGGTGGCCGAGGCGGTGGCGGCGGCGCTGGCGCCGTCGGTGCGCGAGCTGCTCCGCGACGAGCCGCGGGTCCACGTCGGCTCGGCCCGGGTGCTGTCGAACCCGATGCTGCGCCACGAACGCCTGGTCGCCCGGCTGGTCAGCGAGGCCGCCTCGGCGGCGCGGCTGGCGCGCGAGCGCGGCGCGCTGCGCGACAAGGCGGTGCTGCAGGACATCATCCTCGGCGACGCCCTGGTCGCGGTGTACCAGCCGATCGTCTCGATCGAGACCGGCGAGATCTTCGGCCACGAGGCCCTGACCCGCGGCCCGCGCGGCACGCGGATGGAGTCGCCGGCGACGCTGTTCGCGGTCGCCGACGAGGTCGACCTGACCTTCGAGCTCGACCGCGCGTGCTTCCGCGGCGCCCTGCGGCGGGCGGTCGGCCTCGAGCCGATCCACCGGCTGTTCGTCAACCTGCTGCCGCTGTCGTTCTACGACGCCAGCTTCATCGAGCTCGAGGTCAGCCACCTGCTGGCCGCGGCGACGCTGACCCCGGCCCACATCGTCTTCGAGATCAGCGAGCGGCTGGCGATCGAGAACTTCGCCGCGTTCCGCCGCGCGCTGGCGATCTACACCAGCATGGGTTTCGGGGTGGCGATCGACGACGTCGGCACCCGCCACTCGAACCTCGAGACGGTGATGGCGCTGCGGCCGCACTTCATCAAGATCAGCGACGTGCTGACCCGCGGCGTGGCCCGGTCGACGGTCAAGCGCGAGATGTTGCGGTCGCTGGCCCACATCGCCGACGCGATCGACGCGGTGATCGTGGCCGAGGGCATCGAGACGATCGACGACCTCGTGGCGCTCCGCGAGCTCGGCATCCGCTACGGCCAGGGCTTCTACATGGCCCGCCCGGGCCCGCCGTTCCCGCGGATCAAGGCCAGCGTGCGGCGCGCGATCCAGGCCATCGGCGAGCGCCCGGCGCCGCCGCTGCCGGCCCCGCCGGCCTCGTTCGATCCCGACGACGGCGAGGACGGCGAGGACGACGACAGCGGCGATCTCGACGGTGATCTCGAGTCGGCGGTCGCGCGCGGCTCGGGCGAGGTCCGGCTCCCGAGCGCGGGCGACGGCGCCGCCCACACCCAGCCCCTGGTCGAGGCCCTGCGGCCCCTCGTCGCCCCCAATGACGCCGCCGCGGTCGAACCGATCGACGACGCCGACCGGGAGCCGGGCGAGGACACCCAGCCTCACCGGACGCCCGGCTGGCGCGAGCGGCGGGCCGCGGCCAGCGCGCCGCCCAGCCAGCGGCCCCTGATCGAGAGCTTGCGCCAGCGCGACGACGAGGTGCCCCCGGTGGTCGAGAATCCCCCCCAAGGGTGGGCTAAACTAGCCACGCGGCCTGCCGCCGCCGGGGAATCATGGACAAGGCGACCTTCCACAAGCTCCTTGCGTTCGGCATCGAGCGCGGCGTCTCGGACATCCACTTCGAGGTCGGCTACCCGCCCCACTATCGCCTGCACGGCGAGCTGCTCGGCGCGATCAAGGTCGCGCCGCTGA
- a CDS encoding GNAT family N-acetyltransferase — MTTWRCEPWSHLTTDELYRILALRQEVFVVEQACPYQDLDGRDRSAYHLWTDASDGARVLAYARLFGPGVRYAEACIGRVVTASEVRRSGLGRALMAEAIARLTTDHGPVAIRIGAQRYLEQFYRDAGFATVSPEYLEDGIPHVEMVRSA; from the coding sequence ATGACGACCTGGCGCTGCGAACCGTGGTCGCACCTGACCACCGACGAGCTCTACCGGATCCTGGCGCTGCGGCAGGAGGTGTTCGTCGTCGAGCAGGCCTGCCCATACCAGGATCTCGACGGCCGCGATCGCAGCGCCTACCACCTGTGGACCGACGCCAGCGACGGCGCGCGCGTGCTCGCCTACGCGCGGCTGTTCGGCCCCGGGGTCCGCTACGCCGAGGCCTGCATCGGGCGGGTCGTGACCGCGTCGGAGGTCCGGCGCAGCGGGCTCGGGCGCGCGCTCATGGCCGAGGCCATCGCTCGCCTGACCACCGATCACGGCCCGGTCGCGATCCGGATCGGCGCGCAGCGCTACCTCGAGCAGTTCTACCGCGACGCCGGGTTCGCGACGGTGTCGCCCGAGTACCTCGAGGACGGCATCCCGCACGTCGAGATGGTGCGGTCGGCGTAG
- a CDS encoding TIGR00730 family Rossman fold protein yields MPSICVFLAGSVGNDPIYVEAARATGAALAARGWPLVYGGAHRGLMGALADACLAAGGEVIGVLPRDLEAREQAHRGLTRLELVDSMAERKDRMMAYADGFLTLPGGFGTLDELFEVLTAAQLGYHAKPIAVADVGGYYTPLVAWLDGAAGAGLLAGAHRSLISAHPTPSAALDALGRALGA; encoded by the coding sequence GTGCCCAGCATCTGTGTGTTCCTGGCCGGCAGCGTTGGCAACGATCCGATCTACGTCGAGGCCGCCCGCGCGACCGGCGCCGCGCTCGCCGCCCGCGGCTGGCCGCTGGTCTACGGCGGCGCCCACCGCGGCCTGATGGGCGCGCTGGCCGACGCGTGCCTGGCCGCCGGCGGCGAGGTCATCGGCGTCCTGCCGCGCGACCTCGAGGCCCGCGAGCAGGCGCACCGCGGCCTGACCCGCCTCGAGCTGGTCGACTCGATGGCCGAGCGCAAGGATCGCATGATGGCGTACGCCGACGGGTTCCTGACCTTGCCCGGCGGCTTCGGCACGCTCGACGAGCTGTTCGAGGTGCTGACCGCGGCCCAGCTCGGCTACCACGCCAAGCCGATCGCGGTCGCCGACGTCGGCGGCTACTACACGCCGCTGGTGGCGTGGCTCGACGGCGCGGCCGGGGCCGGGCTGCTCGCCGGCGCGCACCGGTCGTTGATCTCGGCCCACCCGACCCCGAGCGCCGCGCTCGACGCGCTCGGCCGCGCCCTCGGCGCCTGA